One genomic region from Pseudorca crassidens isolate mPseCra1 chromosome 11, mPseCra1.hap1, whole genome shotgun sequence encodes:
- the PHLDA1 gene encoding pleckstrin homology-like domain family A member 1 translates to MRRAPAAECLSELGFPPRRGRQEPPFPLGVTRGWGGWPIQKRREGARPEPFSERSQEDGRGPAARSSRTLWRIRTRLPCCSDPEEPPQPPPPLCFLRVSLFCALRAGGRGSLWGEDGARLLLPPRARAAGRGEAEPSGGPPYAGRMLESSGCKALKEGVLEKRSDGLLQLWKKKCCILTEEGLLLIPPKQLQHQQQQPGQGPVEPSQPGGPAVGSLEPPVKLKELHFSNMKTVDCVERKGKYMYFTVVMAEGKEIDFRCPQDQGWNAEITLQMVQYKNRQAILAVKSTRQKQQHLVQQQPPQPQLQPQSHPHPQAPPQPQPQPKPQPQPQPQPKPQPQPQPQPLHPYPHPHLRSHPHPHPHPLPLSQPHGHRLLRSTSNSA, encoded by the coding sequence ATGAGGCGTGCGCCGGCGGCGGAGTGCCTTTCGGAGCTGGGCTTTCCCCCGCGGCGCGGGCGCCAGGAGCCGCCTTTTCCGCTGGGTGTcactcgggggtgggggggatggccCATTCAAAAGCGCCGCGAGGGGGCCCGGCCAGAGCCCTTCAGTGAGCGCTCGCAAGAGGACGGCAGAGGCCCGGCGGCTCGCAGCTCCCGGACCTTGTGGCGCATCAGGACGCGGCTGCCCTGCTGCTCGGACCCCGAGGaaccgccgcagccgccgccgccgctctgCTTCCTGCGCGTTAGCCTCTTCTGCGCGCTCCGGGCGGGCGGCCGCGGGAGCCTTTGGGGCGAGGACGGCGCGCGGCTGCTGCTGCCCCCCCGGGCCCGGGCGGCTGGAAGAGGAGAAGCCGAGCCGAGCGGCGGTCCCCCCTATGCCGGGAGGATGTTGGAGAGCAGCGGCTGCAAGGCGCTGAAGGAGGGTGTGTTGGAGAAGCGCAGCGACGGGTTGCTGCAGCTCTGGAAGAAAAAGTGCTGTATCCTCACTGAGGAGGGGCTGCTGCTCATCCCGCCCAAACAGCTGcaacaccagcagcagcagcccggGCAGGGGCCGGTCGAGCCATCCCAACCCGGAGGCCCCGCTGTGGGCAGCCTCGAGCCGCCCGTCAAGCTGAAGGAATTGCACTTTTCCAACATGAAGACCGTGGACTGCGTGGAGCGCAAAGGCAAGTATATGTACTTCACTGTGGTGATGGCCGAGGGCAAGGAAATCGACTTTCGGTGCCCgcaggaccagggctggaacgCGGAGATCACGCTTCAGATGGTGCAGTACAAGAATCGTCAGGCCATCCTGGCGGTCAAGTCCACGcggcagaagcagcagcacctGGTCCAGCAGCAGCCGCCGCAGCCGCAGCTTCAGCCccagtcccacccccacccccaagccccgcCGCAGCCGCAGCCCCAACCCAAGCCCCAGCCGCAGCCGCAGCCCCAACCCAAGCCccagccgcagccgcagccgcagccgctCCATCCGTATCCGCATCCGCACTTGCGTTCGCACCCACATCCGCACCCGCACCCACTACCGCTCTCGCAGCCGCACGGCCACCGGCTTCTCCGTAGCACCTCGAACTCTGCCTGA